In Meles meles unplaced genomic scaffold, mMelMel3.1 paternal haplotype, whole genome shotgun sequence, the genomic stretch tctgaggacttagtctcaaacagaagaaagcatctttGAGATCTAGGACCGTATACCAGAAGTGGGTTGGAGGCAGGGAACTAAGTAAGTTGTAAGGGTTGGGCACCGTAGGCTGGATGTCTTCTACCCTCTTATTGACCTCCCTCAGGTCTTGGACCGGCCGGTAATCATTGGTGCCAGGTTTCTTGACAGGTAACAGAGGAGTGTTCCAGGAGGACCGGCATGGGGCCAAAATGCCCTGGTCTAGTGACCGCCTTATGTGCGGTTTGATGCCCTGGTAGGCCTCATTGGACATAGGATATTGCTTAACATTGACAGGAACGGCCGTTGCCTTTAATTGTATGTGAATGGGGGGCTGCTGGATAGCTAGTCCCATTCCTCCTGTTTCCGCCCAGGCATCCGGGTAAGACGCAAGCCAGGACTCTATGTTTCTCTGAGGTTGGGAGGGCTCCTCATGtagtctatatttttcttctaactgTAGGGTAAGGATGTGTAAAGGAGTCCCGTTGGGGCCGGTCACAGTGGCCCCCTGTGGCTCAAAATGGATTTGAGCCTTGAGCTTGGTTAATAAATCTCTCCCCAGGAGTGGGTAGGGGCAGTCAGGCacatgaaggaatgagtgagaaactttacctgaagccagatgtacttttctctccgtagtccatttatattgttttcctcctcttgctccttGAACCCATGCCACCCGGTCACTTAATGGTCCAGGGCTCTTGGTTAAAACGGAGTGTTGAGCCCCTGTATCTACTAAGAAGGTGACTGGTTGCCCCCCCAACGGTTAGGGATACCCGGGGTTTGGGGGGGGGCTCCTGACCCTGACGGCCCTAGTCTTCGTCTAAAGCCATAAGTCTTGTGACTTGCTTAGCATTTTCCTTAGGGTGTCTGAATTTCTTTGGGCATTCTTTGGCCCAATGTCCCCTTTCTTTACAGTAGGCACATTGGTTTCGGTCTACTCGGGGCCTCcttatgtctccctccctgtctgactttcctgcctctggtcctTGGCTGCCTTGCACTACGGCGGCCaagattttgctaagttccttacttcGTTTACGTTCtcgtttctcttccctttcttcagcttccttctttagtttctcctctttctcttcctgcaacttcctaagtcgttcctccttttcttcctgcaacttcctaagtcgttcctccttttcttcctgagtctctcttttattaaaaatcttttctgcctcctttaataaatcttgtaaAGAGAAATCTTGTAGGTTCTCTAAACGCTGTAGTTTATTCCTTATATCTGGTGCTGACTGCCAAATAAATGTCATTGAAAcgtttcctctctgctcattgcTATCTGGGTCAAAAGGCGTATACCTGCGATAAGCCTCCTTAAGCCTTTCCAGGAAAGCGGTTGGAGATTCCTCTGGCCCCTGAGTTATCTGTCTTACCTGAGCCAAATTGATGGGGCAACTCCCCGCATTATGGAGACCTGCTATGAGTAACTGGCGGTAAAGATTTAGGTGGGTCCTACCTTCCGCCGTGTTGAAATCCCAGACGGGACGGGTCAAAGGGAAGGCGGCATCTATCACATTAGGGAGTTGTGTGGGCCTTCCGTCTTCCCCTAAAACGTTTTTTTCTGGCCTCCAGGAAAACCTTTTGTCTCTCCTCAGTGGTGAGGAGAGCCTGCAAGAGTTGTTGACAATCATCCCAGGTGGGTTGGTGTGTGATTAGAATGGATTCAATTAAGGCAGTTAGGGCTACGGGGTCCTGTGAAAAGGAAGGGTTATGGGACTTCCAATTATATAGGTCGGAGGCCGAAAAGGGCCAATATTGGAGCTGATTGCCTGGCCCTCCTCCTTGGTGCAggggaaagagtttggaagttcctTCTTGTGTTGGCTCCCTGCGACCCCTAAGTCTTCCCACCATTGGGGATGGCAAGGGGTCGCGTTCTTCAAGTGGGTGCTCTGGCTCCCTTGTGGAATTTAGTGCCTgcgcaggagggggaggaggataaGGGGGAGGTTCTTCAGATAGAAGGTCTATTAAGGGGGAGTCCTCCAGAGGAAGGATCTTCTGTGGTTTAGGACGCCGTGGAGAAGAGGGATCGCTGACTATAGGATATaggttagaggaagaaggaggtttgGGAGGGTCGGTGGGATCTGGGATGGGGTGAGGGACGGGGGGAGCGGAGGGTCCTGGGGGAGAAGTGGTGTATGGAAGGGTTTTGGGCTTTGGGTGAACGAAGGGAGAGACCCAAGGAGGAGGCTCATCAACCAGGCTTTCCCACACTACAACATAGGGTACTTGGTCCGGATGGTCTTGGGGTCCCTGGTTGAAGACTCGTTCTTTGACCTGTAAAATAACATGGATGTTAAAGGTTCCATCTTTGGGCCACCCAACGTTAAAGGTAGGCCATTCTGAAGTACAAAGTGTCtgccatttccttcttctgacttccaCCGACAGGTTATTGGCTCGGATTTGGACGTCTCTCCAATGTCCTAAAGTGAGACTCATAAGTGTCTGTCCCATTTTGGAATCAAGGGAAATCCAAAGGGCAACgagaaagacacacaaaacacacaagacacttaacgCACACAAGACACTTAACGAGCCAGCAAAAAGAAACGCTGCGCGATTTTGGTGCAAAACCGAAAGTACAGATTCAGACGGCCGTGAGGAAATATGAGTTTCCTCTGTGGCCCACTGATGGACGTATCCCTCGGATACGTGTGGGGGCCCGAAAAAACGGGCCCCTCTAATCCCTGGGGCGTCCCCCAGGGTGGCACGGGAGAAGTCCGAGTTCGTCAACTCCTTCTCAAGCTGCCCAGAATACAGATCTACTATGCGTAGTAGTACAGTCCTATACAGGC encodes the following:
- the LOC123936060 gene encoding LOW QUALITY PROTEIN: uncharacterized protein LOC123936060 (The sequence of the model RefSeq protein was modified relative to this genomic sequence to represent the inferred CDS: deleted 1 base in 1 codon), coding for PTEIIGLLPKDPTDSHREVKERVFNQGPQDHPDQVPYVVVWESLVDEPPPWVSPFVHPKPKTLPYTTSPPGPSAPPVPHPIPDPTDPPKPPSSSNLYPIVSDPSSPRRPKPQKILPLEDSPLIDLLSEEPPPYPPPPPAQALNSTREPEHPLEERDPLPSPMVGRLRGRREPTQEGTSKLFPLHQGGGPGNQLQYWPFSASDLYNWKSHNPSFSQDPVALTALIESILITHQPTWDDCQQLLQALLTTEERQKVFLEARKNVLGEDGRPTQLPNVIDAAFPLTRPVWDFNTAEGRTHLNLYRQLLIAGLHNAGSCPINLAQVRQITQGPEESPTAFLERLKEAYRRYTPFDPDSNEQRGNVSMTFIWQSAPDIRNKLQRLENLQDFSLQDLLKEAEKIFNKRETQEEKEERLRKLQEEKEERLRKLQEEKEEKLKKEAEEREEKRERKRSKELSKILAAVVQGSQGPEAGKSDREGDIRRPRVDRNQCAYCKERGLPNRYWEPPINPRPTGI